TGCTGCATGCCGTGGCGGCCATGAAGCGTCGTCGTGTTGCGGAAGCCTTCGCCGCGTTGCGTGAAATCCCAGGTGCGTCCGTCGTGACCACCATCGAGGTGACAGCTGGCGCAGGAGATATAGCCTTCGAAACTCATGTCATTGATGCCGTCGACGGAGTCGCCGGCAAAGTAGAAGGTGCGCTTGCCGGCCAGAACTTCCGGAGACAGCCGTTCGGCAACGCCGCTAGGTATCGTCGCGGGCGCCAGCGTGCGCGTGCCGCTGCGCAGGAAGTCGCCGACGGGGATGGCGGTGACATCGCGGCTGAGCAGGTTCTGGGACCACAGCGTCTGGGTGGTGGTGTCCAGCAGCAGGCCCTGCGGTGCGGCGCCGGATGGCAGGCGCCAGACCGTGCTGCGGCCTGCGCCGCCGCGAATCGCGAAGTCGTCGAATACGGCAATCGTGTTGTTGCCCTGCAGGGCGGCGAACGCATAGTCCCCGCGCGGTGAGAACACCAGTGCCGACGGGGAATCGGCATTGTCGATGTCCACGCGGCCGCGTGCCGCGCCGGGCTCGGCGCGCCCGGGCTCCTGCGGAACGCCGCCCGCGGCAGTGAGATTGATCCGGCCAAGCACCGGGCGAACCGTGGAATCGTGCGTCGACGCCTGGTTGAAGAGCGTATCGAGCTTGAAGAAGAGGCCGCGGTTGGTGTCCGCCTTCACCGCGGTGTACCAGAGCCAGTCCTGTTGCGGCGCCAGCACGAGGCTGGTGATGTAGTTCGGAACACCGGGTCCGTCCGAGCCGCCCGAATCAAGGCCAGGCACGCCACGGTCGCGCCACAGCGGCAGCGTTCGTGTCAGGGTCATGGCCGTGGCGTTGATATCCCATACCTCGCCATAGTGTTCGCGCGAAATCAGTCGCGAAACGAAGGCACGGGAGCCATTGCCCGTGAGCGCTATGGCGTGGGCGCCAGGCCCGAGTTCGAGCCGCCCGCTTTCCGTGCGCGTGGCGGTGGCGTACTGCACCAGCTGGCCGTTGTTCCGGTCGGTGTTGCCGCGACGGGCGAGCGACACGAAGGCGCGGACGCCGTCGCGCTGGATGGCGACGGCCTGCGGGGCACTGCCGTAGCCTGTATCGATGTTGGCCAGCAGCTGCCCGGTGGCCGAGAGCACCAGGACCCGGTCGGCGTCGCGTGCGGTGATCCAGGCTTCGCCAGCGGGTGTCACTGCCACCGAAGTGGGGTGTACGGGGTTGTCTGAGGCGAGCAGCGCGCGCAGGTCGATCCGTTGCTGCACCGTCCTGCTATCGGCACCGTAGCGAATGACGGCGTCGTTGTCCGGATCGACGACCCAGATCGTCCGTCGTGTATCGTCCAGCGACAGGGTGCTCGAATGCGTCGGCAGTGGATTGGCAGGAATGGCGGCGACGGTTTGCATCGTGGTATCGACGACCGTCGAAACGGTGCCGCCGGGCTTGAGGTCGCGCACCTGCAGTTTGACGTCGAAATGTCCGGCTTCCGCAAAGCTGTGGCTGGCCGACGGCGTGGACGACCACGCGGTCGCCGCGCTGCCGTCGCCGAACGTGAAACGGTATTGCAGGGCGTCGTTCTCCGGATCCGTGGCCGATGCGGTGAAGGTGACGGAAGTGCCCGGAGCAACCGGGCTTTGGTCCGCCGAGAACGCACTGATCACCGGCGCCGCATTGCCGCCCATCGCGGTCGCACCGGTGGAGAAGCGGAACGTGTAGCCCTCGATGCCGTTACCGGCGGCGTCCTTGATCCCGCCGGCGGGAATGACGACTTCGTAGGTGGTATTGGGCGCCAGATAGCTGCGCGGCGTGATCGTGAGCAGGCGATCGTGCGCAAATGACGTCCATGCCGCGACGGGTTCCCCGCCGAGCGGACGCACGATCACCGAGGTGCCGTTGACGATGGTGAACGACTCCAGCGTTTCGGAAATGACCAGCGTGATGGGCGCGCCGACCGGGAAATTGGTCTGGTCCGGGCGCGGTACGTGGTAACCCACCGTGGGGGAGCGGGTATCGGGTGTGGCCTGGTGGCACCACACGCCTACGCCATCGCGGCCTGGCGCGCTGTAGGCGCCGCTGACCAGCAGGTTTCCCAGCGGCAAGGTGTACTGGCTCACGTCCAACGCCCCCGACACGCTGCCCGCTGGCCGTGCATTGCCGACTTCGTCGAGTTCGAGGACAGGTTCCAGCCGCTCCATGTCGATCTTGTGGCGACGCGCGAACACGTACTGGTCCTGCGTCTGGATATACGGCACGTTGCTGCCCGCATTCATCGAGGCCGT
This genomic stretch from Tahibacter amnicola harbors:
- a CDS encoding Ig-like domain-containing protein yields the protein MPSQNRSGIRKPLCSLMAALAFSGLAQAQLPPVVPGFPTNVSCTPGQLLSRQVGFDRTTSIIYHNGRLYSNDVTGGVRREWLFTTPSDPTTLTVVNNTAAVPWISDHGNHGHSKSGDYAGNGGGMRLRRVSPGVNANFDTIPESFYNVQTPPPGAFGLHHLYYPWAVPFHPISYSPSPGVARLWRANQLLAEWDALVDHGVAGNGVLIGNLLFIVSDQSMLGVLAYDIAPVFDTPPRPPQLLDKLPGAIGGYLGPAVWENYLLMVGGTNQDQMIVVDYSDPANLRLVTTIDLRGTASMNAGSNVPYIQTQDQYVFARRHKIDMERLEPVLELDEVGNARPAGSVSGALDVSQYTLPLGNLLVSGAYSAPGRDGVGVWCHQATPDTRSPTVGYHVPRPDQTNFPVGAPITLVISETLESFTIVNGTSVIVRPLGGEPVAAWTSFAHDRLLTITPRSYLAPNTTYEVVIPAGGIKDAAGNGIEGYTFRFSTGATAMGGNAAPVISAFSADQSPVAPGTSVTFTASATDPENDALQYRFTFGDGSAATAWSSTPSASHSFAEAGHFDVKLQVRDLKPGGTVSTVVDTTMQTVAAIPANPLPTHSSTLSLDDTRRTIWVVDPDNDAVIRYGADSRTVQQRIDLRALLASDNPVHPTSVAVTPAGEAWITARDADRVLVLSATGQLLANIDTGYGSAPQAVAIQRDGVRAFVSLARRGNTDRNNGQLVQYATATRTESGRLELGPGAHAIALTGNGSRAFVSRLISREHYGEVWDINATAMTLTRTLPLWRDRGVPGLDSGGSDGPGVPNYITSLVLAPQQDWLWYTAVKADTNRGLFFKLDTLFNQASTHDSTVRPVLGRINLTAAGGVPQEPGRAEPGAARGRVDIDNADSPSALVFSPRGDYAFAALQGNNTIAVFDDFAIRGGAGRSTVWRLPSGAAPQGLLLDTTTQTLWSQNLLSRDVTAIPVGDFLRSGTRTLAPATIPSGVAERLSPEVLAGKRTFYFAGDSVDGINDMSFEGYISCASCHLDGGHDGRTWDFTQRGEGFRNTTTLHGRHGMQHGNVHWTGNFDEIQDFVLDMVNEFRGRGFLPPGQEPHPSLGSPNAGRSAELDQLAAYVASLDPFTIPRSPYRQPNGTLTSGAQAGAAVFTAQGCGSCHLPGAEYTDSSVGTATLHNVGTLRDSSGQRLGQTLAGIDTPTLIGVWETGPYFHDGSATRLEDVFSVTGGRMLQAEHAQLNGSAFMDNFPQFNSDSSAHGRHVQGIDSAGDGVTWTNVEGTAGNGAIEVRFIPSVNGTIRLRVNGTTVRDHSFLRQPTHFEWTRVRFEDIPLQAGATNTVVLELTQFSNGWEPISIDDITVSTTADRALAEPHRRVLALPGADMANLLAFLRELDGRDANGEPPNADRLFADGFE